From the genome of Ectobacillus sp. JY-23, one region includes:
- the ablB gene encoding putative beta-lysine N-acetyltransferase, giving the protein MKANTYYENFKLKAPTFYMEAALDHFNERIRVDLYRGSVRDMIDKTEELARHYQYTKLIIKARGEHVQQFLHAGYIMEAIVDGYFQGSHMLFMVKYSDQNRRNSNYWSQGDHIVASVRNSTPKEKNVPIDYHSRKATVADAKQLAALYGTVFQIYPTPLNEASYVAQTMQEGTIYRVYEKDGVIVSAASAEIDALQKNAELTNCATLEEDRQYGLMKELLKQLECDLQDESIYCAYTIARSLSYGMNAAFWKLGYQYRGRLVNNCYIFDKLEDMNVWVKDISKA; this is encoded by the coding sequence ATGAAAGCGAACACATACTATGAAAATTTCAAGCTTAAGGCACCTACTTTCTATATGGAAGCAGCACTTGATCATTTTAACGAAAGAATTCGAGTAGATTTGTATAGAGGTAGTGTGAGAGATATGATTGACAAAACAGAAGAATTAGCGCGGCATTATCAGTACACAAAACTGATTATTAAAGCAAGAGGAGAGCATGTACAGCAGTTTTTACATGCTGGTTATATAATGGAAGCGATAGTAGATGGCTATTTTCAAGGCAGTCATATGTTGTTTATGGTGAAATATAGCGATCAAAATCGGCGCAACAGCAATTATTGGTCCCAAGGAGACCACATTGTTGCTTCTGTACGAAACAGCACACCGAAGGAGAAAAATGTGCCAATTGACTACCATAGCCGAAAAGCAACAGTGGCGGATGCGAAGCAACTGGCGGCATTATACGGGACTGTATTTCAAATCTACCCCACTCCTTTAAATGAAGCAAGCTATGTTGCACAAACGATGCAAGAAGGAACTATATATCGTGTGTATGAAAAAGATGGTGTTATTGTCAGCGCGGCATCTGCGGAAATAGATGCATTGCAAAAAAATGCGGAGCTTACAAACTGCGCTACATTAGAGGAAGATCGTCAGTATGGCTTAATGAAGGAGCTTCTAAAACAATTAGAGTGCGATTTGCAGGATGAATCAATTTACTGTGCTTATACAATCGCGCGCTCTTTGTCGTATGGCATGAATGCTGCATTTTGGAAGCTAGGCTATCAATATAGAGGACGTCTGGTAAACAATTGTTATATTTTTGATAAGCTAGAGGATATGAATGTGTGGGTAAAGGATATAAGTAAAGCGTAG